One window of Desertifilum tharense IPPAS B-1220 genomic DNA carries:
- a CDS encoding P-loop NTPase fold protein — translation MVLDLRRFYQACNPGEPLSMSNAEERQYYIDFSPVRGGRIIEALERTIADLSPNQPTCQLFTGHIGCGKSTELLRLKAGLERRDFHVVYFESSHDLELNDVDVTDILLAIAGQVSESLEAIKIRLQPGYFASLFAELSDFLHTPIELSGEAELSLGIGKLTAKTKESPNLRHRMRNWLEPRTNSILQAINDEILLKADAELKRRGKQGLVVIVDNLDRVDLRPMPVSGRSQPEYLFIDRGEQLRKLKCHVVYTIPLSLIFSNECETLKNRLGGGLTPKVLPMVPVRLRTGDECVAGMSLLRQMVLKRAFPDPAIATESEQILAIFDTSATLDRLCWISGGHVRNLLGLLYSCLQQQDPPLSKDCLESVIRERRDYLISSIDDREWELLFQVVKQQTVRGDIEYQTLLRSQWVYEYRDSEGSWFCINPALAETRKFQQWLRNNPITL, via the coding sequence AGATTTTATCAGGCGTGTAACCCAGGCGAACCTCTGAGTATGAGTAATGCTGAGGAACGTCAATATTACATTGATTTCTCTCCGGTACGTGGAGGGAGAATTATTGAGGCTTTGGAAAGAACCATTGCCGATTTATCACCTAATCAGCCAACTTGTCAATTATTTACAGGTCATATTGGCTGTGGCAAGTCTACCGAGTTATTGCGGCTTAAAGCAGGACTTGAACGGCGAGATTTCCATGTGGTTTATTTCGAGTCTAGCCACGACTTAGAATTAAACGATGTGGATGTTACCGATATTCTACTGGCGATCGCAGGTCAGGTGAGCGAAAGTTTAGAAGCGATTAAAATTCGCCTGCAACCCGGTTATTTTGCCAGTTTGTTTGCGGAGTTATCCGACTTTTTGCACACCCCCATTGAACTATCGGGGGAAGCGGAACTCTCGCTGGGTATTGGTAAACTGACGGCTAAAACCAAGGAAAGTCCGAATTTGCGCCACCGGATGCGGAACTGGCTAGAACCGCGCACCAATAGCATTCTGCAAGCCATTAATGATGAGATTTTGCTCAAAGCTGATGCGGAACTGAAGCGACGAGGCAAGCAAGGATTGGTCGTAATCGTTGATAATTTAGATCGGGTCGATCTGCGTCCTATGCCAGTCAGCGGACGATCGCAACCGGAATATCTATTTATCGATCGCGGCGAACAACTCCGCAAGTTAAAGTGCCATGTTGTTTATACCATCCCCCTGTCGCTGATTTTCTCTAATGAGTGCGAAACGCTGAAAAACCGTTTGGGAGGTGGCTTAACCCCCAAGGTTTTACCAATGGTTCCGGTGAGGTTGCGAACGGGGGATGAGTGCGTGGCGGGGATGTCCTTGTTACGTCAAATGGTGTTGAAACGAGCATTTCCCGATCCAGCGATCGCAACAGAGTCCGAACAAATTCTCGCAATTTTTGATACTTCAGCAACGCTCGATCGCCTGTGTTGGATTAGTGGCGGTCACGTCCGCAATCTATTGGGTTTATTGTATAGCTGTTTGCAACAGCAAGACCCGCCCTTATCGAAAGATTGTCTAGAAAGCGTGATTCGCGAACGTCGAGATTATCTGATTTCCTCTATTGACGATCGAGAATGGGAACTGCTGTTTCAGGTGGTAAAGCAGCAAACGGTTCGCGGCGATATTGAATATCAAACCTTGCTTCGCAGTCAGTGGGTTTATGAATATCGCGACTCTGAAGGTTCGTGGTTTTGCATCAACCCGGCTTTAGCAGAAACAAGGAAATTTCAACAATGGCTTCGCAACAACCCGATAACGCTGTAG